One window from the genome of Pseudanabaena yagii GIHE-NHR1 encodes:
- a CDS encoding helix-turn-helix transcriptional regulator has translation MNDDLDSELAMLRRYRNISQAELGKILGVSKTTIHKWENGLAHPRLSPRQTKDLCKALGITLDELPDDFGKHQIQKNSD, from the coding sequence ATGAATGATGATTTAGATTCAGAGTTAGCTATGTTAAGGCGATATAGAAATATTTCTCAGGCAGAATTAGGGAAAATTCTTGGAGTGTCTAAAACCACTATTCATAAATGGGAAAACGGACTTGCACACCCAAGGCTTTCTCCAAGGCAAACTAAAGACTTATGCAAAGCTCTAGGAATAACACTGGATGAATTACCAGATGATTTTGGTAAACATCAAATTCAGAAAAATTCAGATTAA
- a CDS encoding tyrosine-type recombinase/integrase: MGKNCRNGQAEILDDRELDRIFRHLISREHKLFFTIARYTGERFGAIAQLRVSDVYDDHCKPLQEITFPASIRKASPDGSRSTRQMICYERLADGLAAQRPKSCDRFWLFPSSIKTGQPITWSAADKWLRAAVERAGLEHRGISGHSLRRSFITKLYESGMDIHAIQQITGHKSISVLQKYIGKNPAKLKEALGAIFA; this comes from the coding sequence ATGGGGAAAAATTGCCGCAATGGTCAAGCTGAAATTTTAGATGATCGGGAATTGGATCGGATTTTTCGCCATCTTATCTCGCGTGAGCATAAATTATTTTTCACCATTGCCAGATACACGGGTGAGCGTTTCGGTGCGATCGCTCAATTGCGGGTTAGTGATGTTTATGACGATCATTGCAAACCACTCCAAGAAATTACTTTTCCCGCGTCGATTCGTAAAGCGTCCCCTGATGGTTCCCGCTCTACGCGCCAAATGATTTGTTATGAGCGTTTGGCTGATGGTCTGGCAGCACAGCGCCCAAAAAGTTGCGATCGCTTCTGGTTGTTTCCATCGTCTATCAAAACTGGTCAGCCTATAACTTGGTCTGCTGCGGATAAGTGGTTACGCGCTGCCGTCGAAAGAGCGGGGCTTGAGCATCGTGGTATTTCTGGGCATAGTCTGCGCCGATCATTCATCACCAAGCTCTATGAGTCTGGTATGGATATTCACGCAATCCAACAAATTACAGGTCATAAGTCGATCTCTGTGCTGCAAAAGTACATCGGCAAAAATCCCGCGAAATTGAAGGAGGCTTTAGGCGCTATCTTTGCCTAG
- a CDS encoding restriction endonuclease subunit S, with translation MDIADTFFKQFEILADAPNAVPKLRELILQLAVRGKLVSQDPNDEPASVLLEKIQNQKKDVVIKKSKQPDEENYSLGNLPDSWMWSNLYSIGIINPRNNFLDEESASFIPMNLVPQTLGGKLRWDVKKWGDIKKGFTHFADGDVVLAKITPCFQNGKAAVMRGLENGIGAGTTELLVFRPTKDLICPEYVLIHFKSPIFVDNAIPRLTGTAGQKRVPTDYFVYSPFPLPPLNEQKRIVEKVDKLMEWCDRLEKQQQQRRETCINLNRVALTQLTTAKTTDEFSDRWQKVHDNFDLLYSLPENVSQLRQSILQLAVMGKLVKQDSNDESALSMLKKQNPKIDKNNYFFSIPQNWILAKLEDLGDFIGGGTPSKSNLEFWNGDIPWISPRDMKKDYLYSGLHFITTEALKESTAQIIPKSSLLIVVRGMILAHSFPVAISMQPLSINQDMKALKLSNNEAAEYLLIACKALKCYFLAKVARSSHGTCKLDSRDLTQFLVPIPPLKEQKRIVAKVEEMMRLCDGLEAKLKDAETNRQKLLESVIRQVLSQI, from the coding sequence ATGGATATCGCTGATACTTTTTTTAAACAATTTGAGATTCTTGCGGATGCGCCTAATGCTGTGCCGAAGTTACGTGAGTTGATTTTGCAGTTGGCTGTGCGCGGTAAGCTTGTCTCTCAAGATCCAAATGATGAACCTGCTTCTGTTTTGTTAGAGAAGATTCAAAATCAAAAGAAAGATGTAGTTATAAAAAAATCAAAACAACCAGATGAGGAGAATTACAGTTTGGGTAATTTACCTGATAGTTGGATGTGGTCAAACTTATACAGTATAGGAATTATTAACCCTCGAAATAATTTTTTAGACGAAGAAAGCGCTTCATTTATCCCAATGAATTTAGTTCCTCAAACTTTAGGAGGAAAGCTTAGATGGGATGTGAAAAAGTGGGGTGATATTAAGAAAGGATTTACACACTTTGCTGATGGAGATGTAGTTTTAGCTAAGATAACTCCTTGTTTCCAAAATGGGAAAGCGGCTGTAATGCGCGGTTTAGAAAATGGGATAGGAGCAGGTACAACTGAGCTATTAGTTTTTAGACCTACTAAAGATTTAATTTGTCCTGAATATGTACTAATTCACTTTAAATCACCAATATTTGTTGACAATGCTATTCCTAGACTGACTGGTACAGCAGGACAAAAAAGAGTTCCTACTGACTATTTTGTTTATAGTCCATTCCCACTTCCTCCGCTTAATGAACAGAAGAGGATTGTGGAGAAGGTTGATAAATTGATGGAGTGGTGCGATCGCTTAGAAAAGCAACAGCAACAACGCCGCGAAACCTGCATAAACCTCAATCGTGTCGCTTTAACCCAACTAACCACTGCAAAAACTACTGACGAATTTAGCGATCGCTGGCAAAAAGTCCACGACAATTTCGACCTGCTCTACAGTCTCCCCGAAAATGTCTCCCAACTCCGCCAATCAATTCTCCAATTAGCCGTAATGGGCAAACTAGTCAAACAAGATTCAAATGATGAATCTGCTCTTTCTATGCTTAAAAAGCAAAATCCAAAAATAGATAAGAATAATTATTTTTTTTCTATCCCTCAAAACTGGATACTAGCAAAATTGGAAGATTTAGGTGATTTCATAGGTGGAGGAACTCCATCAAAATCAAATCTTGAATTTTGGAATGGAGATATACCTTGGATTAGCCCAAGAGATATGAAAAAAGATTATTTGTATAGCGGATTGCATTTTATTACTACAGAAGCGCTTAAAGAATCTACGGCACAGATAATTCCAAAATCTTCTTTACTTATAGTTGTTAGAGGCATGATTCTAGCGCATTCATTTCCAGTAGCAATATCAATGCAACCACTATCTATAAATCAAGACATGAAAGCTCTCAAACTATCTAATAATGAGGCTGCTGAATATTTATTGATAGCTTGTAAAGCTCTAAAGTGCTATTTTCTTGCTAAAGTTGCAAGATCCTCACATGGCACTTGTAAGCTAGATTCAAGAGATTTAACTCAGTTTCTTGTTCCTATTCCTCCACTCAAAGAACAAAAACGCATAGTTGCGAAAGTTGAGGAAATGATGAGACTTTGTGATGGATTGGAAGCAAAGCTCAAGGATGCAGAAACAAATCGGCAAAAACTACTAGAATCAGTTATCCGTCAGGTCTTGAGCCAAATTTGA
- a CDS encoding DUF433 domain-containing protein, with amino-acid sequence MQKFSDRITFNSQIMGGRACIRGMRITVSLVLSLIANGLTTMEILNEYPDLEVEDIKASLLYAAFLADEEVRSFAGISA; translated from the coding sequence ATGCAAAAGTTCAGCGATCGGATTACCTTCAACTCACAGATCATGGGCGGTAGAGCCTGTATTCGAGGAATGCGAATTACAGTTTCACTAGTTCTCAGCCTAATTGCTAACGGGTTAACAACAATGGAAATCTTAAACGAATATCCCGATCTTGAGGTAGAAGACATCAAAGCAAGTCTTTTATATGCCGCGTTTTTAGCCGATGAAGAAGTTCGTAGTTTTGCTGGAATCAGTGCATGA
- a CDS encoding DUF5615 family PIN-like protein, whose protein sequence is MKILADMGVSQTVVKALCQMGFDAKHLRDEELQRLPDPLIVEKARLENRIILTFDLDFGELMAISQADLPSVIIFRLKNTSPQFVLKRLQTILESCSEELITGAVIVVSDERYRLRHLPI, encoded by the coding sequence ATGAAAATTCTGGCAGACATGGGAGTTTCACAAACAGTTGTCAAAGCTCTTTGTCAAATGGGCTTTGACGCAAAACACCTTAGAGATGAGGAATTGCAACGTTTACCCGATCCTTTAATTGTTGAGAAAGCAAGATTAGAAAATCGAATCATCCTAACTTTTGACCTTGATTTTGGTGAATTAATGGCAATTAGTCAGGCAGATCTACCCAGTGTCATTATCTTTCGCCTCAAAAATACATCTCCACAGTTTGTACTTAAACGATTGCAAACCATTCTAGAAAGCTGTTCTGAAGAATTAATTACAGGAGCCGTAATCGTAGTCTCTGACGAACGTTATCGGCTAAGGCACTTACCAATTTAA
- a CDS encoding class I SAM-dependent DNA methyltransferase, giving the protein MSISTTVKAIQDIMRKDAGVDGDAQRLSQLVWMIFLKVFDAREEELELDDDYKSPIPEALRWRTWAITEDGITGSELLDFIDRQLFPTLKGLVAKADERGRMVGRVFEDANNYMKNGTLIRQVINKLNAIDFNKQQDRHQFGDIYEKLLKDLQGAGNAGEYYTPRAVTQFIVDMVNPKLGEVVLDPACGTGGFLTCALEHLRQQSQSAEDVVTLRETVRGVEKKPLPYHLCITNLILHDLDLPRLEHDNTLSRPLRDYSNRDRVDIIITNPPFGGMEEDGIESNFPTALRTRETADLFLVLIMHLLKDGGRGAVVLPDGTLFGEGVKTRIKEKLLEDCNLHTIVRLPNGVFNPYTGIKTNLLFFTKGEPTKEIWYYEHPYPLGVKSYNKTKPIHISEFDREKSWWGDRVENELAWRVSIEEIRANNYNLDIKNPHEAEVNHVDFEDLLADYASLMAGLSETRNALKQELMESLS; this is encoded by the coding sequence ATGTCTATAAGTACTACTGTTAAAGCAATTCAAGACATCATGCGGAAGGATGCGGGTGTGGATGGGGACGCACAGCGCTTGAGTCAGTTGGTGTGGATGATCTTTTTGAAGGTGTTTGATGCGCGAGAAGAAGAATTGGAACTGGATGATGATTATAAATCGCCGATTCCTGAAGCTTTGCGTTGGCGGACTTGGGCGATCACTGAGGATGGGATTACGGGCAGTGAATTATTAGATTTTATTGATCGCCAGTTGTTTCCGACCTTGAAGGGGTTAGTGGCGAAGGCGGATGAACGGGGGCGCATGGTGGGGCGTGTGTTTGAGGATGCCAATAACTATATGAAAAATGGCACGCTGATCCGTCAGGTGATCAATAAACTGAATGCGATCGATTTTAATAAGCAGCAGGATCGGCATCAGTTTGGTGATATTTACGAAAAGTTATTAAAGGATTTGCAGGGGGCTGGTAATGCGGGTGAATACTATACGCCCCGTGCAGTGACGCAATTTATTGTGGATATGGTGAATCCCAAGTTGGGCGAGGTGGTGCTCGATCCTGCCTGTGGAACAGGTGGCTTTTTGACCTGTGCCTTGGAGCATTTACGCCAGCAGTCACAATCGGCGGAGGATGTGGTGACTTTGCGCGAGACGGTGCGCGGTGTGGAGAAAAAGCCTCTGCCCTATCACCTTTGCATTACCAATTTGATTTTGCATGATCTCGATTTGCCAAGATTAGAGCATGACAATACGCTATCCCGTCCGTTGCGCGATTACAGCAATCGCGATCGCGTGGATATCATTATCACTAATCCACCCTTTGGCGGTATGGAGGAGGATGGGATTGAGAGCAATTTCCCTACGGCATTGCGAACTCGCGAGACTGCGGATTTGTTTTTGGTGTTGATTATGCATTTGCTCAAGGATGGCGGACGTGGGGCGGTGGTGCTGCCCGATGGCACCCTCTTTGGTGAGGGTGTGAAGACAAGGATTAAGGAGAAGTTGCTGGAGGATTGCAATTTACATACGATCGTCCGCTTGCCGAATGGGGTATTTAATCCCTATACGGGCATTAAGACAAATTTGCTATTTTTTACGAAGGGTGAGCCGACTAAGGAGATTTGGTATTATGAGCATCCCTATCCGTTGGGTGTGAAGTCCTATAACAAAACGAAGCCGATTCATATTAGTGAGTTCGATCGCGAAAAGTCTTGGTGGGGCGATCGCGTGGAAAATGAGCTTGCTTGGCGAGTAAGTATTGAGGAGATTCGGGCAAATAATTACAATCTCGATATCAAGAATCCCCATGAGGCGGAGGTTAATCATGTGGATTTTGAGGATCTGTTGGCGGATTATGCGTCGTTGATGGCGGGTTTGAGTGAGACGAGAAATGCGTTGAAACAGGAGCTTATGGAGTCATTAAGTTAG
- the hsdR gene encoding EcoAI/FtnUII family type I restriction enzme subunit R: MTSTNKKSFSERDICTKFITPALQKAGWDLLEQIREEVTLTQGRVFVRGKGMTMRGDRKRADYLLSYKHNLPLAVIEAKDNNHSVGAGMQQAIATGALIDVPFVYSSNGDAFLERDLSNPERVTEREIALDAFPSPEELWLRYCVAKGITNELQPLVEQSYYPSADRRQARYYQTIAINRTVEAIAKGQKRILLVMATGTGKTYTAFQIIWRLWKGKKAKRILFLADRNILIDQSKNNDFQPFGGAMTKIKKRQIDKSYEIYLALYQAITGNEEDKNIYKQFARDFFDLIVIDECHRGSAAEDSAWREVLEYFSSATQIGLTATPKETEDVSNIDYFGEPIYTYSLKQGIDDGFLAPYKVIKIDLDRDLDGWRPKLGQRDKYGNLIEDRVYNQRDFDKTLVLEERTLLVAQLVTDYLKSTDPYAKTIVFCEDIDHAERMRQALVNANGDRVKENAKYVMRITGDNDEGKAQLDNFIDPEQRYPVIVTTSELLTTGVDAKTCKLIVLDQRIQSMTKFKQIVGRGTRIDEEHNKLFFTIMDFKKATTLFADPEFDGDPVQIYEPQPDQPVSPPEPVNYDDDDFAENQRVSERRDRYVVAGESVDVVAIREQYLGKDGKLLTEAIRLKASQAIQGKYGTIASFLRRWQELERKGAIATELEELGISVAMLENEVGQEFDLFDLICHVAFDQPPLTRRERAAQVRTQMQKQNYFAKYGDRARQVLEKLLEKYADSGIEEIEKLDLLKVPPFTEFGKQLEIVRLFGGKQGYFQAIADLENALYQEVS; encoded by the coding sequence ATGACTAGCACTAATAAAAAATCCTTCAGTGAGAGGGATATTTGCACTAAATTCATTACGCCAGCTTTGCAGAAAGCGGGATGGGACTTGCTCGAACAAATTCGCGAAGAGGTGACACTGACTCAGGGGCGGGTATTTGTGCGCGGCAAGGGGATGACCATGCGTGGCGATCGCAAAAGAGCGGATTATCTCCTTTCTTACAAACATAATTTGCCCTTGGCTGTGATTGAGGCAAAGGATAATAACCATTCTGTGGGGGCGGGAATGCAACAGGCGATCGCGACGGGAGCCTTGATCGATGTGCCATTTGTGTATTCATCGAATGGGGATGCTTTTTTAGAGCGCGATCTGAGTAATCCTGAACGAGTTACGGAGAGGGAAATTGCGCTAGATGCTTTTCCTTCGCCAGAGGAGTTGTGGTTGCGCTATTGTGTGGCTAAGGGGATTACGAACGAACTTCAGCCATTGGTGGAGCAGAGTTATTATCCCAGTGCCGATCGCCGACAGGCGCGATATTACCAGACGATCGCGATTAATCGCACGGTGGAAGCGATCGCTAAGGGACAGAAGCGAATTTTGTTAGTCATGGCAACGGGAACGGGTAAAACTTATACGGCTTTTCAGATTATTTGGCGATTGTGGAAAGGCAAGAAGGCAAAGCGGATTTTGTTTTTAGCCGATCGCAATATTTTGATCGACCAAAGCAAAAATAATGACTTTCAGCCCTTTGGTGGCGCGATGACCAAAATCAAAAAGCGGCAAATCGATAAGTCCTACGAGATTTATTTGGCGCTATATCAGGCGATTACGGGTAATGAAGAAGACAAGAATATTTATAAACAATTTGCGCGGGATTTTTTCGATCTGATCGTGATTGATGAATGTCATCGGGGTAGTGCGGCGGAAGATTCGGCATGGCGGGAGGTGTTGGAATATTTTTCTAGTGCGACGCAGATCGGCTTGACGGCTACGCCCAAGGAGACGGAGGATGTCTCGAATATCGATTATTTTGGCGAACCGATTTACACCTATTCGCTGAAACAGGGCATTGATGATGGCTTTCTTGCGCCCTATAAGGTGATCAAGATTGATTTGGATCGGGATTTGGATGGATGGCGACCCAAATTAGGACAGCGTGATAAGTATGGCAACTTGATCGAGGATCGGGTTTACAACCAGAGGGATTTTGATAAAACTTTAGTGCTGGAGGAGCGCACGCTGTTAGTGGCGCAATTGGTGACGGACTATCTCAAATCCACTGATCCCTATGCCAAGACGATCGTATTTTGTGAAGATATTGACCATGCGGAACGGATGCGACAGGCGCTAGTGAATGCCAATGGCGATCGCGTCAAGGAAAATGCCAAGTATGTAATGCGAATTACGGGGGATAACGATGAGGGTAAAGCACAGCTAGATAATTTCATCGATCCTGAACAGCGCTATCCCGTAATAGTGACGACTTCGGAGCTTTTGACGACGGGTGTAGATGCGAAGACTTGCAAATTGATTGTGCTAGATCAGCGCATTCAGTCGATGACGAAGTTTAAGCAAATCGTGGGCAGGGGAACTCGCATCGATGAGGAACATAACAAGCTGTTCTTCACGATTATGGATTTCAAAAAAGCGACAACGCTATTTGCCGATCCTGAGTTTGATGGCGATCCTGTGCAGATTTATGAACCACAGCCCGATCAGCCTGTTTCGCCGCCTGAGCCTGTGAACTATGACGATGATGATTTTGCCGAAAATCAGCGTGTTTCCGAAAGGCGCGATCGCTATGTGGTGGCGGGCGAATCGGTGGATGTGGTGGCGATCCGCGAGCAGTATTTGGGTAAGGATGGCAAATTATTAACTGAGGCGATTCGGCTCAAGGCTTCGCAAGCGATTCAAGGTAAATATGGCACGATCGCTTCCTTTTTGCGACGTTGGCAAGAACTGGAACGCAAAGGGGCGATCGCTACGGAATTAGAGGAGCTAGGAATATCGGTAGCGATGCTCGAAAATGAGGTGGGTCAAGAGTTTGACCTATTTGATTTGATCTGTCATGTTGCCTTTGACCAGCCGCCACTAACTCGCCGCGAACGGGCTGCCCAAGTGCGAACCCAAATGCAAAAGCAAAACTATTTTGCGAAGTATGGCGATCGCGCAAGGCAAGTTTTGGAAAAGCTCTTAGAGAAATATGCAGATTCTGGAATTGAGGAGATTGAGAAGCTCGACCTGCTGAAAGTGCCACCATTTACGGAGTTTGGTAAACAGTTGGAAATTGTGCGACTATTTGGTGGTAAGCAGGGATATTTTCAGGCGATCGCTGATTTAGAAAATGCTTTGTATCAGGAGGTTAGTTAA
- a CDS encoding glycosyltransferase family 4 protein, producing the protein MLHPTAIPYLVAFAVSAIVVWLSTPIIRYFGLKAGLVDKPNHRKMHTTPVVRVGGVAIFIGSVTALLLVWAGGYFGILPQTREYEVWGVTIGGAAFFLIGFADDLFNLPPLPRLIAQLAVSAAAWRVGVRIDFISIPFLGIIKFGWFSLPITMVWLSGMANAINWLDGLDGLAAGVTTIAAAVILITSLFMNQPAAALIAAALAGGCLGFLRYNFKPKSSAEIFMGDGGAYFLGFTLAGVSVIGLVKAVATVALIMPYMILAVPIVDATAVILQRIGRGESPMTAGKQHLHHRLVQAGVSKRLTVLFIYALTLWVGSIAMAVSGMPAGGTYAAISTLLMVYACWKVWQRIRAKELRSQQEKSAQSAQASQLSEH; encoded by the coding sequence ATGCTGCATCCAACTGCCATTCCTTACTTGGTCGCCTTTGCAGTATCTGCGATCGTGGTGTGGCTGAGTACGCCGATTATTCGCTATTTCGGACTCAAAGCAGGATTAGTAGACAAGCCTAACCATCGCAAGATGCATACAACGCCTGTAGTGCGTGTTGGCGGCGTAGCGATTTTTATAGGAAGCGTTACCGCTCTATTATTGGTTTGGGCTGGCGGATATTTTGGGATCTTGCCACAAACTAGAGAATACGAAGTTTGGGGTGTCACGATTGGTGGCGCAGCCTTTTTCTTAATTGGTTTTGCAGATGATTTATTTAACCTGCCACCATTACCGCGCTTAATTGCTCAGTTAGCCGTATCCGCTGCCGCTTGGCGTGTTGGCGTGCGTATTGACTTTATCTCAATACCATTTTTGGGAATTATCAAGTTTGGTTGGTTTAGCTTACCGATCACGATGGTGTGGCTATCGGGCATGGCAAATGCGATCAATTGGTTGGATGGTTTGGATGGACTTGCCGCTGGTGTAACCACGATCGCTGCTGCCGTAATTTTAATCACCAGTCTATTTATGAATCAACCTGCGGCGGCTTTGATTGCGGCGGCGCTTGCGGGTGGATGTTTAGGATTTTTGCGCTATAACTTCAAACCCAAAAGTTCGGCGGAAATTTTCATGGGGGATGGCGGCGCGTACTTTTTGGGCTTTACTCTCGCGGGGGTCAGTGTGATTGGTTTAGTCAAGGCTGTGGCAACGGTTGCCCTAATTATGCCCTACATGATTCTGGCTGTGCCAATTGTGGATGCGACGGCAGTAATTTTGCAGCGTATTGGTAGAGGTGAGTCACCAATGACGGCAGGTAAGCAGCATTTGCATCATCGCCTAGTTCAGGCAGGTGTATCAAAGCGTCTCACAGTCCTATTTATTTATGCGCTGACTCTCTGGGTGGGCAGTATTGCGATGGCGGTGTCGGGAATGCCTGCGGGCGGAACCTATGCAGCGATTAGTACTTTGTTGATGGTCTATGCTTGTTGGAAGGTGTGGCAAAGAATTAGAGCTAAGGAATTGCGATCGCAACAAGAGAAATCCGCTCAATCTGCTCAAGCCTCTCAACTGAGTGAGCACTAA
- the ykgO gene encoding type B 50S ribosomal protein L36 → MKVVSSLRSAKTRHKDCKVVRRRGRIYVICKTNPKFKARQG, encoded by the coding sequence ATGAAAGTTGTTAGCTCCCTCAGATCGGCAAAAACTCGCCATAAGGACTGCAAAGTTGTACGTCGTCGCGGCAGAATATATGTCATTTGTAAGACAAACCCAAAGTTCAAAGCTCGTCAAGGATAA
- a CDS encoding PAP/fibrillin family protein encodes MTSTTRKANLLNAIAPVNRGLSMTEDQRKAIFSAVAYLEELNPTPAPTQSPELLDGNWLLLFTTSQELLGIDRFPLYKLGNIYQCLRVAEGKIFNVAEIKGLPLLGGLVSVCANFSVVNEKRVKVNFERLVAGSQTLVGYQDVNSFIDTLRSPKKLLAIDFKIKREDQKGWLETTYIDQDLRIGRGNEGNLFVLRKV; translated from the coding sequence ATGACTAGTACTACTCGCAAAGCAAATCTCCTCAATGCGATCGCCCCTGTGAATCGCGGTTTGAGTATGACTGAGGATCAGCGCAAAGCAATTTTTTCAGCGGTTGCCTATCTTGAAGAGTTAAACCCCACGCCTGCACCAACCCAAAGCCCTGAATTGTTAGATGGGAATTGGTTGTTGCTATTTACGACCAGCCAAGAGTTGTTAGGGATCGATCGCTTCCCGCTTTATAAACTAGGCAATATTTATCAGTGCTTGCGTGTAGCTGAAGGCAAGATCTTTAATGTTGCGGAAATTAAGGGTTTGCCACTATTGGGCGGATTAGTAAGTGTCTGTGCCAATTTCTCTGTAGTAAATGAGAAACGGGTTAAGGTAAATTTTGAGCGATTAGTAGCTGGTTCTCAAACTTTAGTGGGCTATCAGGATGTGAATAGCTTTATTGATACTTTGCGATCGCCCAAGAAATTATTAGCGATCGATTTCAAAATCAAGCGCGAAGATCAAAAGGGCTGGCTGGAAACAACTTATATCGATCAAGATTTACGAATCGGTCGCGGTAACGAAGGAAATTTATTCGTTTTACGAAAAGTATAA
- a CDS encoding ankyrin repeat domain-containing protein produces the protein MSNQINTSVYAGEVPNGVFNKQVKQESIKQNVNAQLLIAAQNGKTAEVRSLISQATDVNVRDEYGWTPILWAAMNGHTDVVRVLLAAGANPNTRNKYGWTPLMWAAGQGYGEIVRSLIASGARLNAQDRNGWTAIMWAWDGKQEETVAILRSATRE, from the coding sequence TTGAGCAACCAGATCAATACATCTGTCTATGCGGGTGAAGTACCTAATGGTGTATTTAATAAGCAGGTTAAACAGGAATCCATTAAACAAAATGTTAATGCCCAGCTATTAATTGCGGCGCAGAATGGAAAGACTGCTGAGGTGCGATCGCTAATTTCCCAAGCCACCGATGTGAATGTTCGTGATGAATATGGCTGGACACCAATATTATGGGCAGCGATGAATGGACATACCGATGTGGTGCGAGTTTTGCTAGCTGCGGGCGCAAATCCGAATACACGCAACAAGTATGGCTGGACTCCCCTCATGTGGGCAGCAGGACAAGGCTATGGCGAAATTGTGCGATCGCTAATTGCCTCAGGCGCAAGACTAAACGCTCAAGATCGCAATGGCTGGACAGCAATCATGTGGGCATGGGATGGCAAGCAAGAGGAAACCGTAGCAATTTTACGAAGCGCTACCCGTGAATAA